GCGTTGGCAGCCACGGCCAGCAGGGCGGCAGCGCTGAGCAGACGAAGACGGGACATGGTGGAACTCCTGTGGATGAACCGAGTTGAGAGGTGGCCCGGTATCTGAGGAGTCAGACGCCAGTTGCACAGCATTCGCCACGTTCTACGTTGATATTAGGCCGGGTGGTGCGAACGAGGAAAGCGTTGTGACGAATGACGTGTTCATGAACAGACTTGAGTGGCGCGTTAAAATTGTACTGGTTGATTTTTGTTTCTATCTGACTGTACTTGTTTGGGTTTTCACGGCCCTGAAACGACAAAACCCGTCGCGGTTTCCCGCGACGGGTTTTGTTTGTTCAATTCGGGTTGCTGGCGGAGGGCCTGACGACCAGAGCCAGCGACGCTACTTAGCGCCAGAACGGCTTGCTCAGCTCTTCGTAGCGTTGTGCTTCGCTGATACCGGCGTCAGCCAGCAGACGCGAATCCAGACGAGCCAGTTGGTGGCGGCTGGAGATGCGGCGCTGCCACAACATCAGGTTGGCAATAACGCGCAGAGGCAGGGAAGCCTGGGTGTTTACAGCTTTGTCTTCGAAGAACAGTTCGGAACTGAGTGTACGTTCCATGGTTGACATCCTTCCGCTTGTGGCGGGATCAGGTAGTGGTTTGACTGGTGCCCATGATCCTCTCGTTTGCCCAGTCTCTCTAGATACAGTTCAACTGTATTGTGAGTGACCAGTTAACTGTTTAAATGGGGTGTACGGGTCAAAATCGAGCAAACTGTACCTGTCTGCACCTATATGGTGCGTTATGACGTGTTTTCGAAGAAAGCGTAGGGTATTGCTGTAGGAAAAGACCGGTACAGCAGTACAGTTTTTGACATCTTGCGCGGGTTGCAACATCCCGCTGACGAAACTGTGTTTGCGCCAGCGGAATATCTGTGCGAGTTACACCGCCAGCATCCGCCCGGTTTCTTCCAGGTTGATGTGCCAGCTCAAGGCTTCACGCAGGATATGCGGAGTGTGGCCACCGATTGCACAGGCTGCGGTGAAGTAATCATTCAACGCCTGACGATAGTCCGGGTGCACACAATTATCGATGATCACCCGCGCACGCTCCCGTGGTGCCAGGCCACGCAAGTCCGCCAGACCCACCTCAGTCACCAGAATGTCGACATCATGCTCGGTATGGTCGACATGGCTGACCATCGGCACCACGCTGGAAATCGCGCCACCCTTGGCAATCGACTTGGTCACGAACACCGCCAGATGCGCGTTGCGCGCGAAGTCGCCGGAGCCACCGATGCCGTTCATCATCCGCGTACCGCAGACATGGGTAGAGTTGACGTTGCCGTAGATGTCGAACTCCAGCGCCGTGTTGATCCCGATGATCCCGAGGCGCCGCACCACTTCCGGATGGTTGGAAATCTCCTGCGGACGCAGCACCAGTTTGTCTTTGTACTTCTCCAGATTGCCGAACACATCGCTGTTGCGCCGTTCCGACAAGGTGATCGAACTGCCCGAGGCGAAGCTCAGCTTGCCGGCGTCGATCAGGTCGAAGGTCGAATCCTGCAGCACTTCGGAGTACATGGTCAGGTCTTCGAACGGCGAGTCGATCAGACCGCACATCACCGCGTTGGCGATGTTGCCGATCCCGGCCTGCAACGGGCCGAGCTTATTGGTCATGCGCCCGGCATCGACTTCCTGCTTGAAGAAGGTGATCAGGTGGTCGGCGATGGCGTTGGTATCGACGTCCGGCGACGACACGGTGGACGGCGAATCCGCCTGCTGGGTGATGACGATGGCGACAATCTTCTCCGGCGGAATCGGAATCGCCGTGCTGCCAATACGGTCGTCGACTTTTACCAGCGGGATTGGCGTACGCGTCGGACGATACGTCGGAATATAAATGTCATGCAGGCCTTCGAGATTGGCGTTGTGCGCCAGGTTGATCTCGACGATCACCTGCTTGGCGAAAATCGCGAAGCTCGCCGAGTTGCCCACTGAGGTGGTCGGTACGATATGGCCCTGTTCGGTGATGGCCACGGCTTCGATCACCGCGATGTCCGGCAGCTTCAGTTGCTGGTTGCGCAGTTGCTCGACGGTTTCCGACAAGTGCTGGTCGATGAACATCACCTGGCCGGCGTTGATCGCCTTGCGCAAGGTGCTGTCGACCTGGAACGGCATGCGACGCGACAACACGCCTGCTTCGGTCAGTTGCTTGTCGAGATCGTTGCCCAGACTCGCGCCGGTCATCAGGCTGATCTTCAGCGGCGTGACCTTGGCTCGCTCGGCCAGTGCATGAGGGACGGCTTTGGCTTCGCCGGCGCGGGTGAAGCCGCTCATGCCGACGGTCATGCCGTCTTCGATCAGTGCGGCGGCGTCAGCGGCGCTCATCACTTTATCCAACAACGAAGGCAGGCGAATACGGTCACGGTACATGGATTATTTTCTCGGGTAGCGAGTAGCAGGATGCGCAGTCTAGTGAATTTGACGGGCGCCTGTCCCGCTACCAAGGTCGCAAAAGAGGCGTCTATTTAGCGGGTTTCAAGTAAAACATCGTTACCGGATCTGCAACAACGCGGCATATTGTCCGACGCTTTGCGCAAACAAAAACGCCCCGACAAGTCGGGGCGTTTGGTCTTGCAGTGCAGAGTTACTCGACCGCTTTGACCATGTCTTCGATGACTTTCTTCGCGTCGCCGAACACCATCATGGTCTTGTCCAGATAGAACAGCTCGTTGTCCAGACCGGCATAACCGCTGGCCATCGAGCGCTTGTTGACGATGATGGTCTTGGCCTTGAACGCTTCGAGGATCGGCATGCCAGCAATGGGCGACTTCGGATCGTTCTTGGCGGCCGGGTTGACCACGTCGTTCGCGCCGAGCACCAGCACCACGTCGGCCTGACCGAACTCGGAGTTGATGTCTTCCATCTCGAACACCTGGTCGTAAGGCACTTCAGCCTCGGCGAGCAGAACGTTCATGTGGCCAGGCATACGGCCGGCCACCGGGTGGATCGCGTACTTCACGGTCACGCCACGGTGAGTCAGCTTTTCGGTCAGCTCTTTCAATGCATGCTGCGCACGTGCAACCGCCAAGCCGTAGCCCGGCACGATGATCACGGTATCGGCGTTGGTCAGCAGGAAGGTCGCATCATCGGCCGAACCGGATTTCACCGGACGTGCTTCTTTTGCACCGGCAGGGCCTGCATCGGCCGTATTGCCGAAACCGCCGAGCAGTACGTTAAAGAAGGAACGGTTCATCGCCTTGCACATGATGTACGAGAGGATCGCACCGCTCGAACCCACCAGCGAACCGGCGATGATCAGCATCGAGTTGTTCAGCGAGAAGCCGATACCCGCTGCCGCCCAACCGGAATAGCTGTTGAGCATCGATACCACCACCGGCATGTCGGCGCCGCCGATCGGGATGATGATCAGCACGCCCATCACGAACGCCAGCGCCAGCATCAGCGCGAACGCCGTGAGGTTGCCGGTAAACATGAAGGTCAGGCCGAGTGCCAATGTGGCCAGACCCAGTACTGCGTTCAGCTTGTGCTGCCCGGCGAACTGTACCGGTGCACCCTGGAATAGGCGGAACTTGTACTTGCCCGAGAGCTTGCCGAAAGCGATCACCGAACCGGAGAAGGTGATTGCACCAATCGCCGCGCCGAGGAAAAGCTCCAGACGATTGCCCGCCGGGATCGAGTCGCCCAGGTGTTTGACGATACCCAGCGACTGCGGCTCGACCACTGCGGCAATGGCGATGAACACCGCGGCCAGACCGATCATGCTGTGCATGAAGGCGACCAGTTCCGGCATCTTGGTCATTTCAACGCGCTTGGCCATGATCGAACCGGCAGTGCCGCCGATCAGCAGGCCGACGATCACATAACCGATACCCGCCGTGGCCAGCTCAGCGCCGAGCTTATAAATAAGGCCGACGGTGGTGAGGATGGCCAGCGCCATGCCGAGCATGCCGAACAGGTTGCCGCGCCGCGAAGTGGTCGGGTGCGACAGGCCTTTGAGGGCCTGGATAAAGCAGATCGACGCGATCAGGTAGAGCGTCGTGACGAGATTCATGCTCATTACTTCGGCGCCTCTTCTTTTACTTTCGGGGCTTTCTTCTTGAACATCTCAAGCATGCGGCGGGTGACCAGGAAGCCACCGAATACGTTGACCGCAGCCAGCGCCACGGCGAGGGTGCCCATGGTTTTGCCCAGCGGGGTGACGGTCAGTGCGGCGGCCAGCATGGCGCCGACGATCACGATCGCGGAAATGGCGTTGGTGACGGCCATCAAAGGTGTATGCAACGCAGGCGTAACGTTCCAGACCACGTGATAACCGACATAAATCGCCAGCACGAAGATGATCAGGTTGTAGATACCGGGGGAGATAAGCTCTTCCATCGTCAGAATCCCTGCTTAGGCGTTTTTGCGGATGACTTGGCCGTCGCGGCACATCAGGCACGCGGCGACGATGTCGTCTTCGAGGTTGACGTCGAACTGGCCTTCTTTGGTGAAGACCAGCTTCAGGAAGTCCAGCAGGTTGCGCGCATACAGCGCCGAAGCATCTGCAGCGACTTCACCGGCCAGATTGGTCGGGCCGGCGATAGTCACGCCGTTCTCGATCACGACCTGATCGGCCACGGTCAGCGGGCAGTTGCCGCCCTGCGCGGCGGCGAGGTCGATGACCACTGAACCCGGCTTCATCTGCGCCACGGTATCGGCGCTCAACAAAGTTGGTGCCTTGCGGCCCGGAATCAGCGCGGTGGTAATGACGATGTCAGCCTGCTTGGCGCGTTCGTGCACGGCTTGGGCCTGACGTTGCATCCAGCTCGCCGGCATTGGCCGCGCGTAACCGCCGACACCGACGGCGCATTCACGCTCTTCATCGGTCTCGTAAGGCACGTCGACAAACTTGGCGCCGAGGGATTCGATCTGCTCCTTCACCGCCGGTCGTACGTCAGACGCTTCGATCACCGCACCCAGACGTTTCGCCGTGGCAATCGCCTGCAACCCGGCCACACCCGCGCCGAGAATCAGCACGCGCGCCGCTTTCACGGTGCCCGCAGCAGTCATCAGCATCGGCATGAAGCGTGGATAGTAGTGGGCAGCCAACAACACAGCCTTGTAACCGGCAATGTTCGCCTGCGACGACAACACATCGAGACTCTGTGCCCGCGAGGTGCGCGGCGCCGCCTCCAGGGCGAACGCGGTAATCCCGCACTCGGCCATTTTGGCGATGGTTTCGTTGTTGAACGGGTTGAGCATGCCGACCAGCACCGCACCGCGCTTTATCAGCGTCAGTTCGGCATCGCTTGGCGCGACCACTTTGAGAATCAACTCGGCGCCAAACGCGTCATTGGCACTGCCAATGGTCGCGCCTGCCGCTTCATAGGCACTGTCGACAACGCTGGCTTTAACGCCGGCGCCGGTTTGCACAGTGACCTTATGACCTTGGCTGATCAGCTTTTTAATGGTTTCCGGGGTTGCAGCAACCCGTGTTTCACCGGTCTGGGTTTCGAGAGGAACACCAATGTGCACGTCAAATCTCCTGCGTGATCTTATTGAGTAAACCCAGGCACTGCGGATGGTGCGACTGGGGCGGCCGATCAGCACGATCCCGCCAAATCAGGGCGGGGCGCGGCATTTTGCAGGCGAACTTTATGCCCTTCAAGGGATTATGACGGGTGACGGAAAATTAACTACAAGTCATCCCGTGACCGAATGTCGCAGATAGCCGGTTGAATCCCTTGCAGGCCGTGCCTTGTAAGGATTCTGGCTGAATTTGAAAAAATTTCTCATCGGCGACGTGAATAAGCCATGATGAGTCGCGCGTGAAGGCTCAAAGCCACGTCAGCAGGCGCTTGTGGGACGTCTGTACGACTTTCGGATACAGTCGTTGAATATGCGACAAATACTTATATCTGTAGGGCTTTAGATATTCTGACTACGGAGTTAGGTATTGCTGTAAGCCTTTATCCTTCTAGGCTGTAGCTCTGCGCCTGATTTACCAACCAGTCGCGAAATGCCTTTAAAGACGCCGATTCGACTTTTCGCTCAGGAATCATCAGGTAATACGCCTTGATGCTTGAGAGCGCATTCGGGTTGGCAATCACCAGGCGGTGCTCCGCGAGTTCGCGTTGGATCAGGAACGGTGGAATCAGTGCGATGCCCATGTCGTGCATGGCCGCCTGAGCCAGCATGGAGAATAGCTCGTAGCGCGGGCCTGTCATGTCGCGTGGGATATTCAAATGCTGCAAGTTGAACCACTGACGCCAAGCGTAGGGTCGGGTGGTCTGCTGTAAGAGCGGTAGATCGGCAATTTCATCGGCTGTCAGATGCGTCTTGTTGCCGAGTAGGGCGGGGCTGCACACCGGCATCGGATTCTCACCCATCAGCCTGTGGGATTCGGTACCGGACCAGTCCGCATCGCCGAAGTAGATCGCCGCGTCGAAATCGGTGTCGGCAAACAGGAACGGGCGGGTGCGGTTGGTCAGGTTGACCGTGACTTCCGGGTGCTTGAGTTGGAAATCCTTAAGCCTTGGCAGCAGCCATTGCGTGCCGAAGGTCGGCACCACCGCCAGTTCGATCACATTGGCGCCTTGTTGACCCATGACCGATAACGTATCGCGCTCAACCGCGTCGAGTTGAGTCGCCACCCGGCGGCTGTAGGAAAGTCCTGCTTCGGTCAGCTTCACACCACGTCGTGAGCGTCGGAACAGTTCCACGCTGAGGAAATCCTCAAGGCTGGCGATCTGTCGGCAAATGGCGCCCTGGGTGAGGGAAAGTTCTTCGGCAGCCTTGGTAAAGCTCTCATGGCGAGCGGCGGCTTCGAAGCTGATCAGAGCGGTAGTGCTGGGGATCTTCCTGCGCATGTACATCAACCTCACTAATGCGCCGCGTAAAAGGCATTCAGCGACGTTTCGGAGTGAGAAATTAGCACAACAGGATGCGAAATCCTCGTTTGCCGCGACGGCGAACCGCGCCTAGGATCAATGCCACGTTAATTCACCCGATTTGCGAGGACACACTCATGGGCGGTAAAGCTAGCTTCAACTGGATCGATCCCCTGCTGCTGGATCAACAGCTCACTGAAGAAGAGCGCATGATCCGCGACACCGCCGAGCAGTTCGCTCAACAGAGCCTCGCACCGCGTGTCCTCGAAGCCTTTCGCCATGAGAAGACTGACCCGGCGATCTTTCGCGAGATGGGTGAAGTCGGCCTGTTGGGCGCAACCATCCCTGAGCAGTACGGTGGCAGCGGCCTCAACTATGTCAGCTACGGCTTGATCGCTCGTGAGGTGGAGCGTGTCGATTCCGGCTATCGCTCGATGATGAGCGTGCAGTCCTCGCTGGTGATGGTGCCGATCAACGAGTTTGGCACCGAAGCCCAGAAACAGAAATATCTGCCAAAACTGGCGTCCGGCGAATGGATCGGCTGCTTCGGTCTGACCGAGCCGAACCACGGTTCCGACCCGGGCGCGATGATTACCCGTGCTCGCAAGGTCGACGGCGGTTACAGCCTGACCGGCGCGAAGATGTGGATCACTAACAGCCCGATCGCCGACGTGTTCGTGGTGTGGGCCAAGGACGATGCCGGCGACATTCGTGGCTTCGTGCTGGAGAAAGGCTGGAAAGGTCTGAGCGCTCCGGCGATTCACGGCAAGGTCGGCCTGCGTGCTTCGATCACCGGTGAGATCGTGATGGACAACGTCTTCGTACCGGAAGAGAACATCTTCCCGGACGTGCGCGGATTGAAAGGTCCGTTCACCTGCCTCAACTCCGCACGCTACGGTATCTCCTGGGGCGCACTGGGCGCTGCCGAGTTCTGCTGGCATACCGCCCGCCAATACACCCTGGATCGCCACCAGTTCGGTCGTCCATTGGCCGCTACTCAGTTGATCCAGAAGAAGCTCGCTGACATGCAGACCGAGATCACTCTGGCGCTGCAAGGCTGCCTGCGCCTGGGTCGCATGAAGGATGAGGGCACGGCTGCCGTGGAAATTACTTCGATCATGAAGCGCAACTCGTGTGGCAAGTCGCTCGATATCGCGCGTATGGCTCGTGACATGTTGGGCGGCAACGGTATCTCCGACGAGTTCGGCGTGGCCCGTCATCTGGTTAACCTGGAAGTGGTGAATACCTATGAAGGCACCCACGACGTTCACGCGTTGATCCTGGGGCGTGCGCAAACCGGTCTGCAAGCGTTCTATTAATAGGAGAGCGACCATGGGCGCGCTGTCGCATCTACGGGTACTGGATTTATCGCGAGTATTGGCCGGACCGTGGGCCGGGCAGATCCTCGCCGACCTTGGCGCGGAGGTGATCAAGGTCGAGCGCCCGGGCAATGGTGACGACACTCGCGCCTGGGGGCCTCCCTTCCTTAAAGACGCCTATGGCGAGAACACGTCAGAGGCGGCTTACTACCTGTCGGCCAACCGCAACAAGCAATCGGTGACCATCGACTTCACGCGTCCCGAAGGGCAGAAGCTTGTGCGGGAGTTGGCAGCCAAGTCGGACATTCTGATCGAGAACTTCAAGGTCGGTGGCCTGGCGGCGTATGGATTGGATTATGAATCACTCAAGGCGATCAATCCGGATCTGATCTATTGCTCGATCACGGGGTTTGGTCAGACCGGGCCTTACGCCAAGCGCGCGGGCTATGACTTCATGATCCAGGGGCTGGGCGGGCTGATGAGTCTGACCGGTCGACCTGAGGGTGATGAGGGCGCCGGGCCGGTGAAAGTCGGTGTGGCGCTGACGGATATTCTGACCGGTCTCTATTCGGCGGTGGCGATCCTCGCGGCACTGGCTCATCGAGATCACGATGGCGGTGGCCAGCACATTGATATGGCATTGCTGGATGTGCAGGTCGCCTGCCTGGCTAACCAGGCGATGAACTACCTGACTACGGGCAATGCACCCAAGCGTCTTGGTAACGCACATCCTAACATCGTGCCGTATCAGGACTTCCCGACGGCTGATGGTGATTTCATTCTTACCGTGGGTAATGACGGGCAATTCCGCAAGTTCGCTGAAGTGGCGGGGCAGCCACAGTGGTCTGATGATCCGCGTTTCGCTACTAATAAGCTGCGGGTGGCGAATCGAGCGGTGCTGATTCCTCTGATCCGCCAGGCGACGGTATTCAAGACCACAGCCGAATGGGTGGCCCAGTTGGAGCTGGCAGGGGTGCCGTGTGGGCCGATCAATGATTTGTCCCAGGTGTTTGATGATCCGCAAGTGAAGGCGCGTGGGTTGGCAATTGAGTTGCCGCATGCGTTGGCGGGGATGGTGCCTCAGGTGGCCAGCCCTATTCGGCTGTCTCAGACGCCGGTTGAGTATCACCGGGCGCCTCCTTTATTGGGCGAGCACACGCTGGAGGTTTTGCAGCGGGTGCTGGGCTTGGGCGCGGGTGCGGTTGCTGCGTTGAAGGAGGGGGGAGTGCTCTGACGATTCCTTCTATATAGAAGGAATAGCGTTTGCTTCCTATATAAAGAAGAATTTGGGTGTTTTTTAACCGATCTGCAAGTGATTGAAAGAAAAGCGAAATTAGTAGTTGACGGCAGATTCCAGACGTCTATAATTCGCCCCACTTCCGGCGCAGTCGAAACGGAAAACTCCTTGAGATTCAATGAGTTAAGTAGATTTCGAGGGCGGGGTGCTTCAGTTCATCGAAGCCTGGAAGGAGTTGAAAGAGCGGTGATGTTTGGCTCTTTTAACGGTTCGATCTTCTCGGTCGAAAGCGGAGAAAAAGAGGTGTTGACAACAGCGAGTAACGCTGTAGAATTCGCCTCCCGCTAACGAGAGATCGGAAGCGCAAGTGGTTGAAGTTGTTGAAGAATTCTTCGAAAACTTCTGAAAATAATCACTTGACAGAAAATGAGGCTGCTGTAGAATGCGCGCCTCGGTTGAGACGAAAGATCTTAACCAACCGCTCTTTAACAACTGAATCAAGCAATTCGTGTGGGTGCTTGTGGAGTCAGACTGATAGTCAACAAGATTATCAGCATCACAAGTTACTCAGCGAGAAATCAAAGATGTAACCAACGATTGCTGAGCCAAGTTTAGGGTTTCTTAAAAACCCAAAGATGTTTGAACTGAAGAGTTTGATCATGGCTCAGATTGAACGCTGGCGGCAGGCCTAACACATGCAAGTCGAGCGGATGAAAGGAGCTTGCTCCTGGATTCAGCGGCGGACGGGTGAGTAATGCCTAGGAATCTGCCTGGTAGTGGGGGACAACGTTTCGAAAGGAACGCTAATACCGCATACGTCCTACGGGAGAAAGCAGGGGACCTTCGGGCCTTGCGCTATCAGATGAGCCTAGGTCGGATTAGCTAGTTGGTGAGGTAATGGCTCACCAAGGCGACGATCCGTAACTGGTCTGAGAGGATGATCAGTCACACTGGAACTGAGACACGGTCCAGACTCCTACGGGAGGCAGCAGTGGGAATATTGGACAATGGGCGAAAGCCTGATCCAGCCATGCCGCGTGTGTGAAGAAGGTCTTCGGATTGTAAAGCACTTTAAGTTGGGAGGAAGGGCAGTAAATTAATACTTTGCTGTTTTGACGTTACCGACAGAATAAGCACCGGCTAACTCTGTGCCAGCAGCCGCGGTAATACAGAGGGTGCAAGCGTTAATCGGAATTACTGGGCGTAAAGCGCGCGTAGGTGGTTTGTTAAGTTGGATGTGAAATCCCCGGGCTCAACCTGGGAACTGCATTCAAAACTGACAAGCTAGAGTATGGTAGAGGGTGGTGGAATTTCCTGTGTAGCGGTGAAATGCGTAGATATAGGAAGGAACACCAGTGGCGAAGGCGACCACCTGGACTGATACTGACACTGAGGTGCGAAAGCGTGGGGAGCAAACAGGATTAGATACCCTGGTAGTCCACGCCGTAAACGATGTCAACTAGCCGTTGGGAGCCTTGAGCTCTTAGTGGCGCAGCTAACGCATTAAGTTGACCGCCTGGGGAGTACGGCCGCAAGGTTAAAACTCAAATGAATTGACGGGGGCCCGCACAAGCGGTGGAGCATGTGGTTTAATTCGAAGCAACGCGAAGAACCTTACCAGGCCTTGACATCCAATGAACTTTCCAGAGATGGATTGGTGCCTTCGGGAACATTGAGACAGGTGCTGCATGGCTGTCGTCAGCTCGTGTCGTGAGATGTTGGGTTAAGTCCCGTAACGAGCGCAACCCTTGTCCTTAGTTACCAGCACGTAATGGTGGGCACTCTAAGGAGACTGCCGGTGACAAACCGGAGGAAGGTGGGGATGACGTCAAGTCATCATGGCCCTTACGGCCTGGGCTACACACGTGCTACAATGGTCGGTACAAAGGGTTGCCAAGCCGCGAGGTGGAGCTAATCCCATAAAACCGATCGTAGTCCGGATCGCAGTCTGCAACTCGACTGCGTGAAGTCGGAATCGCTAGTAATCGCGAATCAGAATGTCGCGGTGAATACGTTCCCGGGCCTTGTACACACCGCCCGTCACACCATGGGAGTGGGTTGCACCAGAAGTAGCTAGTCTAACCTTCGGGAGGACGGTTACCACGGTGTGATTCATGACTGGGGTGAAGTCGTAACAAGGTAGCCGTAGGGGAACCTGCGGCTGGATCACCTCCTTAATCGACGACATCAGCTGCTCCATAAGTTCCCACACGAATTGCTTGATTCATTGAAGAAGACGATAAGAAGCAGCCCGAAATTGGGTCTGTAGCTCAGTTGGTTAGAGCGCACCCCTGATAAGGGTGAGGTCGGCAGTTCGAATCTGCCCAGACCCACCAATTTTGTGTGGGAAACGCCTGTAGAGAATACGGGGCCATAGCTCAGCTGGGAGAGCGCCTGCCTTGCACGCAGGAGGTCAGCGGTTCGATCCCGCTTGGCTCCACCACTACTGCTTCTGAAGTTTTGAAAGCTTAGAAATGAGCATTCCATCAGTGTGATGATGAATGTTGATTTCTAGTCTTTGATTAGATCGTTCTTTAAAAATTTGGGTATGTGATAGAAAGATAGACTGAACGTTACTTTCACTGGTAACGGATCAGGCTAAGGTAAAATTTGTGAGTTACTCTGAATTGAGTATTATCGAATTTTCGGCGAATGTCGTCTTCATAGTATAACCAGATTGCTTGGGGTTATATGGTCAAGTGAAGAAGCGCATACGGTGGATGCCTTGGCAGTCAGAGGCGATGAAAGACGTGGTAGCCTGCGAAAAGCTTCGGGGAGTCGGCAAACAGACTTTGATCCGGAGATGTCTGAATGGGGGAACCCAGCCATCATAAGATGGTTATCTTGTACTGAATACATAGGTGCAAGAGGCGAACCAGGGGAACTGAAACATCTAAGTACCCTGAGGAAAAGAAATCAACCGAGATTCCCTTAGTAGTGGCGAGCGAACGGGGACTAGCCCTTAAGTGGCTTTGAGATTAGCGGAACGCTCTGGAAAGTGCGGCCATAGTGGGTGATAGCCCTGTACGCGAAAATCTCTTAGTCATGAAATCGAGTAGGACGGAGCACGAGAAACTTTGTCTGAATATGGGGGGACCATCCTCCAAGGCTAAATACTACTGACTGACCGATAGTGAACTAGTACCGTGAGGGAAAGGCGAAAAGAACCCCGGAGAGGGGAGTGAAATAGATCCTGAAACCGTATGCGTACAAGCAGTGGGAGCAGACTTTGTTCTGTGACTGCGTACCTTTTGTATAATGGGTCAGCGACTTATTTTCAGTGGCGAGCTTAACCGAATAGGGGAGGCGTAGCGAAAGCGAGTCTTAATAGGGCGTCTAGTCGCTGGGAATAGACCCGAAACCGGACGATCTATCCATGGGCAGGTTGAAGGTTGGGTAACACTAACTGGAGGACCGAACCGACTACCGTTGAAAAGTTAGCGGATGACCTGTGGATCGGAGTGAAAGGCTAATCAAGCTCGGAGATAGCTGGTTCTCCTCGAAAGCTATTTAGGTAGCGCCTCATGTATCACTGTAGGGGGTAGAGCACTGTTTCGGCTAGGGGGTCATCCCGACTTACCAAACCGATGCAAACTCCGAATACCTACAAGTGCCGAGCATGGGAGACACACGGCGGGTGCTAACGTCCGTCGTGAAAAGGGAAACAACCCAGACCGTCAGCTAAGGTCCCAAAGTTATGGTTAAGTGGGAAACGATGTGGGAAGGCTTAGACAGCTAGGAGGTTGGCTTAGAAGCAGCCACCCTTTAAAGAAAGCGTAATAGCTCACTAGTCGAGTCGGCCTGCGCGGAAGATGTAACGGGGCTCAAACCATACACCGAAGCTACGGGTATCACCTTCGGGTGATGCGGTAGAGGAGCGTTCTGTAAGCCTGTGAAGGTGAGTTGAGAAGCTTGCTGGAGGTATCAGAAGTGCGAATGCTGAC
The sequence above is drawn from the Pseudomonas sp. FP2196 genome and encodes:
- a CDS encoding CaiB/BaiF CoA-transferase family protein is translated as MGALSHLRVLDLSRVLAGPWAGQILADLGAEVIKVERPGNGDDTRAWGPPFLKDAYGENTSEAAYYLSANRNKQSVTIDFTRPEGQKLVRELAAKSDILIENFKVGGLAAYGLDYESLKAINPDLIYCSITGFGQTGPYAKRAGYDFMIQGLGGLMSLTGRPEGDEGAGPVKVGVALTDILTGLYSAVAILAALAHRDHDGGGQHIDMALLDVQVACLANQAMNYLTTGNAPKRLGNAHPNIVPYQDFPTADGDFILTVGNDGQFRKFAEVAGQPQWSDDPRFATNKLRVANRAVLIPLIRQATVFKTTAEWVAQLELAGVPCGPINDLSQVFDDPQVKARGLAIELPHALAGMVPQVASPIRLSQTPVEYHRAPPLLGEHTLEVLQRVLGLGAGAVAALKEGGVL